A single genomic interval of Centropristis striata isolate RG_2023a ecotype Rhode Island chromosome 8, C.striata_1.0, whole genome shotgun sequence harbors:
- the cep85 gene encoding centrosomal protein of 85 kDa isoform X2, with protein sequence MTTSHRYIESKPAARFADMEWQTPAVSEKFQSRFGRRPGTSDSGDTGLGTSASDSTEDFCSSSSSPPFQPIRSQIPIPTAHVMPSTAGAPASKPQSYVQEDSLSSEGHRSSSGSRTPSGSTSKSSSLSKSASSPNLDAQPGVGGDHVGPKPDCLSRYRSLVNGLDHSLFPSDHTRMDEGQRFDTPAVEPTLNQSALLGGLCPDVRLRLQATGIRDTPDCVSEAYRGGMEHSYKVLPEARPGVPGAAETSNQRGSQPGVAGSAGVYANPLSLQTQALLREHAGSKVYEPLRQDRCGELSSWQQQQQHKQQLESLRLQVEQMQLMSAGVGQYPSMYSTPVHSESGKWDALVKASESLLKEKELIIERQKQHMTQLEQRLRESELQVHGALLGRGASYGDMCMLRLQEAQRENAFLRAQFSERTDCVALEKAEAERRLGAVELETRRLTDSLKETCERHSEEMKKQEERIRSRDKHINNLKKKCQKEAELKRENQQRIETLERYLADLPTLEDYQSQNKQLVEAEQQAAQLQDKVRELEVCLETTRSQLREKDTQLEEQSRRERDLLTTITDMQQRVQQGLEDGARLPSLDVEKLRGENNALREEQQRLKKVIEKQHRMMEQLGSQIQALEEQISQEESSSQALREDVLAKEQNVLELHTAMKELSAQNQELMEQNLTLKEQMSDPDQRSTNQASSALQPAGARLTQRLHLEIASCLSDLRSLCSILTQRAQGQDPNLSLLLGLTSPQPVAQQDEDWMSPEVLQKKLVEAQQLRRDVEELRNVILDRYAQDMGENCITQ encoded by the exons ATGACAACTTCACACAGATATATTGAATCCAAACCAGCGG CTCGGTTTGCTGACATGGAGTGGCAGACACCAGCTGTGTCAGAAAAGTTCCAAAGCCGATTTGGCCGCCGGCCTGGAACATCGGACAGCGGGGACACTGGTCTTGGCACCTCAGCATCTGACAGCACAGAAG ATTTCTGCAGTTCCAGCAGCAGCCCTCCTTTCCAGCCCATTCGCAGTCAGATACCCATACCCACTGCACATGTCATGCCATCCACGGCCGGAGCCCCGGCCTCGAAGCCCCAGTCATATGTCCAGGAGGACTCCCTGTCCTCCGAGGGTCACAGGTCTTCCTCTGGCTCCAGAACCCCAAGTGGCTCCACATCGAAGTCTTCCTCCCTCTCCAAATCAGCGTCTTCGCCCAATCTCGATGCTCAGCCCGGCGTGGGTGGCGATCACGTGGGGCCGAAGCCAGACTGCCTGAGCCGCTACCGCAGCCTGGTCAATGGGCTGGACCACTCGCTTTTCCCCTCAGACCACACGCGGATGGATGAGGGCCAGAGGTTTGACACTCCTGCTGTGGAGCCTACGCTAAATCAGTCAGCCCTGTTGGGGGGGTTATGCCCTGATGTCAGACTCCGATTACAGGCGACCGGGATTAGAGACACCCCAGACTGTGTGTCTGAGGCCTACAGAGGAGGCATGGAGCACAGCTATAAAGTTTTGCCTGAAGCAAGGCCCGGGGTTCCCGGCGCAGCAGAAACCTCTAATCAGAGGGGCAGTCAGCCCGGTGTGGCCGGATCCGCTGGAGTTTATGCGAACCCTCTCAGCCTGCAGACACAGGCTCTTCTGAGGGAGCATGCAGGTTCCAAGGTTTATGAGCCATTGCGGCAGGACAGATGTGGTGAACTGTCCAGctggcagcaacaacagcaacataAGCAGCAACTGGAGAGTTTGCGTCTGCAAGTAGAACAAATGCAG CTTATGAGTGCAGGAGTGGGTCAGTATCCATCTATGTACTCGACGCCCGTCCATTCAGAGTCTGGCAAGTGGGACGCGCTGGTCAAAGCCAGCGAGAGTCTGCTGAAGGAGAAGGAACTTATCATTGAGAG ACAAAAGCAGCACATGACCCAGTTGGAGCAGCGTTTGAGAGAAAGCGAGCTGCAAGTCCATGGAGCCCTTCTGGGTCGAGGAGCTTCCTATGGCGACATGTGTATGCTGAGGCTACAG GAGGCTCAGAGGGAGAATGCGTTCCTGAGGGCACAGTTTAGTGAGCGCACTGACTGCGTTGCCTTGGAGAAAGCGGAGGCAGAGCGCAGACTGGGGGCAGTTGAGTTAGAGACGCGCCGACTAACTGACAGCCTGAAGGAGACCTGCGAGAGACACTCGGAGGAGATGAAGAAACAGGAAGAGAGG ATCCGCAGTCGGGACAAGCACATCAACAACCTGAAGAAGAAGTGTCAGAAGGAGGCAGAGTTGAAGAGAGAGAACCAGCAGCGCATTGAGACTCTGGAGCGCTATCTAGCTGACCTGCCCACCTTGGAGGACTACCAGAGCCAGAACAAGCAG cTTGTGGAAGCTGAACAACAGGCGGCTCAGCTACAAGACAAAGTACGAGAACTGGAGGTCTGTCTGGAGACGACACGCTCACAACTACGGGAAAAAGACACGCAGCTGGAAGAGCAAAGTCGCAGGGAGAGAGACCTTCTCACCACCATTACTGA TATGCAGCAGCGGGTGCAGCAGGGCCTCGAGGATGGAGCCAGGCTGCCGTCCCTGGATGTGGAGAAGCTCAGAGGAGAGAACAACGCTTTacgagaggagcagcagagactCAAAAAG GTCATTGAGAAGCAGCACAGAATGATGGAACAGCTTGGCTCCCAGATTCAG GCTTTGGAGGAGCAGATATCTCAGGAAGAGAGCAGCTCTCAGGCTCTCAGAGAAGATGTGTTGGCCAAAGAGCAGAATGTGTTAGAGCTCCACACAGCCATGAAGGAG CTGTCGGCCCAGAACCAGGAACTGATGGAGCAGAATCTGACCCTGAAGGAGCAAATGAGTGATCCGGATCAGAGAAGCACCAACCAGGCCTCCTCCGCCCTGCAGCCAGCTGGGGCTCGTCTCACTCAGAGGCTTCATCTAGAGATCGCCTCCTGCCTCAGCGACCTGCGCTCCCTGTGCAGCATTCTGACCCAGAGAGCTCAGGGACAAGACCCCAACCTCTCCCTGCTGCTGGGGCTCACAT CGCCCCAACCAGTGGCACAGCAGGACGAGGACTGGATGAGTCCAGAGGTGCTGCAGAAGAAGCTGGTTGAAGCTCAACAGCTCCGCCGGGACGTCGAGGAGCTA
- the cep85 gene encoding centrosomal protein of 85 kDa isoform X1: MVNGAEHRSTIKCDIFLHGMTTSHRYIESKPAARFADMEWQTPAVSEKFQSRFGRRPGTSDSGDTGLGTSASDSTEDFCSSSSSPPFQPIRSQIPIPTAHVMPSTAGAPASKPQSYVQEDSLSSEGHRSSSGSRTPSGSTSKSSSLSKSASSPNLDAQPGVGGDHVGPKPDCLSRYRSLVNGLDHSLFPSDHTRMDEGQRFDTPAVEPTLNQSALLGGLCPDVRLRLQATGIRDTPDCVSEAYRGGMEHSYKVLPEARPGVPGAAETSNQRGSQPGVAGSAGVYANPLSLQTQALLREHAGSKVYEPLRQDRCGELSSWQQQQQHKQQLESLRLQVEQMQLMSAGVGQYPSMYSTPVHSESGKWDALVKASESLLKEKELIIERQKQHMTQLEQRLRESELQVHGALLGRGASYGDMCMLRLQEAQRENAFLRAQFSERTDCVALEKAEAERRLGAVELETRRLTDSLKETCERHSEEMKKQEERIRSRDKHINNLKKKCQKEAELKRENQQRIETLERYLADLPTLEDYQSQNKQLVEAEQQAAQLQDKVRELEVCLETTRSQLREKDTQLEEQSRRERDLLTTITDMQQRVQQGLEDGARLPSLDVEKLRGENNALREEQQRLKKVIEKQHRMMEQLGSQIQALEEQISQEESSSQALREDVLAKEQNVLELHTAMKELSAQNQELMEQNLTLKEQMSDPDQRSTNQASSALQPAGARLTQRLHLEIASCLSDLRSLCSILTQRAQGQDPNLSLLLGLTSPQPVAQQDEDWMSPEVLQKKLVEAQQLRRDVEELRNVILDRYAQDMGENCITQ, encoded by the exons ATGGTTAACGGTGCAGAGCATCGCAGTACAATCAAAT GTGACATCTTTTTGCATGGAATGACAACTTCACACAGATATATTGAATCCAAACCAGCGG CTCGGTTTGCTGACATGGAGTGGCAGACACCAGCTGTGTCAGAAAAGTTCCAAAGCCGATTTGGCCGCCGGCCTGGAACATCGGACAGCGGGGACACTGGTCTTGGCACCTCAGCATCTGACAGCACAGAAG ATTTCTGCAGTTCCAGCAGCAGCCCTCCTTTCCAGCCCATTCGCAGTCAGATACCCATACCCACTGCACATGTCATGCCATCCACGGCCGGAGCCCCGGCCTCGAAGCCCCAGTCATATGTCCAGGAGGACTCCCTGTCCTCCGAGGGTCACAGGTCTTCCTCTGGCTCCAGAACCCCAAGTGGCTCCACATCGAAGTCTTCCTCCCTCTCCAAATCAGCGTCTTCGCCCAATCTCGATGCTCAGCCCGGCGTGGGTGGCGATCACGTGGGGCCGAAGCCAGACTGCCTGAGCCGCTACCGCAGCCTGGTCAATGGGCTGGACCACTCGCTTTTCCCCTCAGACCACACGCGGATGGATGAGGGCCAGAGGTTTGACACTCCTGCTGTGGAGCCTACGCTAAATCAGTCAGCCCTGTTGGGGGGGTTATGCCCTGATGTCAGACTCCGATTACAGGCGACCGGGATTAGAGACACCCCAGACTGTGTGTCTGAGGCCTACAGAGGAGGCATGGAGCACAGCTATAAAGTTTTGCCTGAAGCAAGGCCCGGGGTTCCCGGCGCAGCAGAAACCTCTAATCAGAGGGGCAGTCAGCCCGGTGTGGCCGGATCCGCTGGAGTTTATGCGAACCCTCTCAGCCTGCAGACACAGGCTCTTCTGAGGGAGCATGCAGGTTCCAAGGTTTATGAGCCATTGCGGCAGGACAGATGTGGTGAACTGTCCAGctggcagcaacaacagcaacataAGCAGCAACTGGAGAGTTTGCGTCTGCAAGTAGAACAAATGCAG CTTATGAGTGCAGGAGTGGGTCAGTATCCATCTATGTACTCGACGCCCGTCCATTCAGAGTCTGGCAAGTGGGACGCGCTGGTCAAAGCCAGCGAGAGTCTGCTGAAGGAGAAGGAACTTATCATTGAGAG ACAAAAGCAGCACATGACCCAGTTGGAGCAGCGTTTGAGAGAAAGCGAGCTGCAAGTCCATGGAGCCCTTCTGGGTCGAGGAGCTTCCTATGGCGACATGTGTATGCTGAGGCTACAG GAGGCTCAGAGGGAGAATGCGTTCCTGAGGGCACAGTTTAGTGAGCGCACTGACTGCGTTGCCTTGGAGAAAGCGGAGGCAGAGCGCAGACTGGGGGCAGTTGAGTTAGAGACGCGCCGACTAACTGACAGCCTGAAGGAGACCTGCGAGAGACACTCGGAGGAGATGAAGAAACAGGAAGAGAGG ATCCGCAGTCGGGACAAGCACATCAACAACCTGAAGAAGAAGTGTCAGAAGGAGGCAGAGTTGAAGAGAGAGAACCAGCAGCGCATTGAGACTCTGGAGCGCTATCTAGCTGACCTGCCCACCTTGGAGGACTACCAGAGCCAGAACAAGCAG cTTGTGGAAGCTGAACAACAGGCGGCTCAGCTACAAGACAAAGTACGAGAACTGGAGGTCTGTCTGGAGACGACACGCTCACAACTACGGGAAAAAGACACGCAGCTGGAAGAGCAAAGTCGCAGGGAGAGAGACCTTCTCACCACCATTACTGA TATGCAGCAGCGGGTGCAGCAGGGCCTCGAGGATGGAGCCAGGCTGCCGTCCCTGGATGTGGAGAAGCTCAGAGGAGAGAACAACGCTTTacgagaggagcagcagagactCAAAAAG GTCATTGAGAAGCAGCACAGAATGATGGAACAGCTTGGCTCCCAGATTCAG GCTTTGGAGGAGCAGATATCTCAGGAAGAGAGCAGCTCTCAGGCTCTCAGAGAAGATGTGTTGGCCAAAGAGCAGAATGTGTTAGAGCTCCACACAGCCATGAAGGAG CTGTCGGCCCAGAACCAGGAACTGATGGAGCAGAATCTGACCCTGAAGGAGCAAATGAGTGATCCGGATCAGAGAAGCACCAACCAGGCCTCCTCCGCCCTGCAGCCAGCTGGGGCTCGTCTCACTCAGAGGCTTCATCTAGAGATCGCCTCCTGCCTCAGCGACCTGCGCTCCCTGTGCAGCATTCTGACCCAGAGAGCTCAGGGACAAGACCCCAACCTCTCCCTGCTGCTGGGGCTCACAT CGCCCCAACCAGTGGCACAGCAGGACGAGGACTGGATGAGTCCAGAGGTGCTGCAGAAGAAGCTGGTTGAAGCTCAACAGCTCCGCCGGGACGTCGAGGAGCTA
- the cep85 gene encoding centrosomal protein of 85 kDa isoform X3 has translation MPSTAGAPASKPQSYVQEDSLSSEGHRSSSGSRTPSGSTSKSSSLSKSASSPNLDAQPGVGGDHVGPKPDCLSRYRSLVNGLDHSLFPSDHTRMDEGQRFDTPAVEPTLNQSALLGGLCPDVRLRLQATGIRDTPDCVSEAYRGGMEHSYKVLPEARPGVPGAAETSNQRGSQPGVAGSAGVYANPLSLQTQALLREHAGSKVYEPLRQDRCGELSSWQQQQQHKQQLESLRLQVEQMQLMSAGVGQYPSMYSTPVHSESGKWDALVKASESLLKEKELIIERQKQHMTQLEQRLRESELQVHGALLGRGASYGDMCMLRLQEAQRENAFLRAQFSERTDCVALEKAEAERRLGAVELETRRLTDSLKETCERHSEEMKKQEERIRSRDKHINNLKKKCQKEAELKRENQQRIETLERYLADLPTLEDYQSQNKQLVEAEQQAAQLQDKVRELEVCLETTRSQLREKDTQLEEQSRRERDLLTTITDMQQRVQQGLEDGARLPSLDVEKLRGENNALREEQQRLKKVIEKQHRMMEQLGSQIQALEEQISQEESSSQALREDVLAKEQNVLELHTAMKELSAQNQELMEQNLTLKEQMSDPDQRSTNQASSALQPAGARLTQRLHLEIASCLSDLRSLCSILTQRAQGQDPNLSLLLGLTSPQPVAQQDEDWMSPEVLQKKLVEAQQLRRDVEELRNVILDRYAQDMGENCITQ, from the exons ATGCCATCCACGGCCGGAGCCCCGGCCTCGAAGCCCCAGTCATATGTCCAGGAGGACTCCCTGTCCTCCGAGGGTCACAGGTCTTCCTCTGGCTCCAGAACCCCAAGTGGCTCCACATCGAAGTCTTCCTCCCTCTCCAAATCAGCGTCTTCGCCCAATCTCGATGCTCAGCCCGGCGTGGGTGGCGATCACGTGGGGCCGAAGCCAGACTGCCTGAGCCGCTACCGCAGCCTGGTCAATGGGCTGGACCACTCGCTTTTCCCCTCAGACCACACGCGGATGGATGAGGGCCAGAGGTTTGACACTCCTGCTGTGGAGCCTACGCTAAATCAGTCAGCCCTGTTGGGGGGGTTATGCCCTGATGTCAGACTCCGATTACAGGCGACCGGGATTAGAGACACCCCAGACTGTGTGTCTGAGGCCTACAGAGGAGGCATGGAGCACAGCTATAAAGTTTTGCCTGAAGCAAGGCCCGGGGTTCCCGGCGCAGCAGAAACCTCTAATCAGAGGGGCAGTCAGCCCGGTGTGGCCGGATCCGCTGGAGTTTATGCGAACCCTCTCAGCCTGCAGACACAGGCTCTTCTGAGGGAGCATGCAGGTTCCAAGGTTTATGAGCCATTGCGGCAGGACAGATGTGGTGAACTGTCCAGctggcagcaacaacagcaacataAGCAGCAACTGGAGAGTTTGCGTCTGCAAGTAGAACAAATGCAG CTTATGAGTGCAGGAGTGGGTCAGTATCCATCTATGTACTCGACGCCCGTCCATTCAGAGTCTGGCAAGTGGGACGCGCTGGTCAAAGCCAGCGAGAGTCTGCTGAAGGAGAAGGAACTTATCATTGAGAG ACAAAAGCAGCACATGACCCAGTTGGAGCAGCGTTTGAGAGAAAGCGAGCTGCAAGTCCATGGAGCCCTTCTGGGTCGAGGAGCTTCCTATGGCGACATGTGTATGCTGAGGCTACAG GAGGCTCAGAGGGAGAATGCGTTCCTGAGGGCACAGTTTAGTGAGCGCACTGACTGCGTTGCCTTGGAGAAAGCGGAGGCAGAGCGCAGACTGGGGGCAGTTGAGTTAGAGACGCGCCGACTAACTGACAGCCTGAAGGAGACCTGCGAGAGACACTCGGAGGAGATGAAGAAACAGGAAGAGAGG ATCCGCAGTCGGGACAAGCACATCAACAACCTGAAGAAGAAGTGTCAGAAGGAGGCAGAGTTGAAGAGAGAGAACCAGCAGCGCATTGAGACTCTGGAGCGCTATCTAGCTGACCTGCCCACCTTGGAGGACTACCAGAGCCAGAACAAGCAG cTTGTGGAAGCTGAACAACAGGCGGCTCAGCTACAAGACAAAGTACGAGAACTGGAGGTCTGTCTGGAGACGACACGCTCACAACTACGGGAAAAAGACACGCAGCTGGAAGAGCAAAGTCGCAGGGAGAGAGACCTTCTCACCACCATTACTGA TATGCAGCAGCGGGTGCAGCAGGGCCTCGAGGATGGAGCCAGGCTGCCGTCCCTGGATGTGGAGAAGCTCAGAGGAGAGAACAACGCTTTacgagaggagcagcagagactCAAAAAG GTCATTGAGAAGCAGCACAGAATGATGGAACAGCTTGGCTCCCAGATTCAG GCTTTGGAGGAGCAGATATCTCAGGAAGAGAGCAGCTCTCAGGCTCTCAGAGAAGATGTGTTGGCCAAAGAGCAGAATGTGTTAGAGCTCCACACAGCCATGAAGGAG CTGTCGGCCCAGAACCAGGAACTGATGGAGCAGAATCTGACCCTGAAGGAGCAAATGAGTGATCCGGATCAGAGAAGCACCAACCAGGCCTCCTCCGCCCTGCAGCCAGCTGGGGCTCGTCTCACTCAGAGGCTTCATCTAGAGATCGCCTCCTGCCTCAGCGACCTGCGCTCCCTGTGCAGCATTCTGACCCAGAGAGCTCAGGGACAAGACCCCAACCTCTCCCTGCTGCTGGGGCTCACAT CGCCCCAACCAGTGGCACAGCAGGACGAGGACTGGATGAGTCCAGAGGTGCTGCAGAAGAAGCTGGTTGAAGCTCAACAGCTCCGCCGGGACGTCGAGGAGCTA